The Chamaesiphon minutus PCC 6605 DNA window GTAAATTTATGACGACTACTCAATCTCGTAACTCTCAACTCTAAGCTTGTATCGAAGCCTGCCTTAAATGCATCCAAGACTGTAAATTTTGCGCCACGGCATGTCTGGATAGCGACCCAAATCACGCGGAGGTTCCCTCCGCATGTGTTTGGGTCAAGACAGTGACATGGTGCAGATGATGGCTGCTTGCATCACAGCCTGCCGCGATCGTCCGCTCTTTGCGCTCTTTGTGCCCGATTTATGAGTCGCACTTCCGACTTACATATGCAATTGTGCGTGGTTTGTGCCGATGCTTGCGACCTCTGCGCTACTGAATGTGCCAAGCACGACCACGAGCATTGCCGTCGCTGTGCCGAGTCTTGTCGTCGCTGTGCCGAATCTTGCCGTCAAATGTCGATGGCAATGGCTTAGTCAAGACTTACTTATCTAAAGTCTATTCATCCCGTTCAACTCTCTAGTGAACTAGAGAGTTGAACTTCAACAAAATACCTAAAAATTATGACCGAGCATCACAACCAAAATAAAGCATTCGTCAATCATAGAAAAATAGTAAATCCAGCAACATTTCCACCAAGAATATGGGGAGGATTCACGATCGCTGCCCTCTTTTTAAGTGGTGGACTGGTGGCATGTTCCAATCCTACAGCGCAATCGCCGTCAACAACAGAAACTACGACCACGACCACGACCAGTCCACCCGTAAGTTTATCTCCCAGCTCATCGCCATCAACAACAGAGACTACACCCACGACCAGTCCAGCCATGAGTTCATCTCCCAACTCATCTAGTCAAACTATCTCCGATCGAGATTTTCTGACGATGATGACTGCCCATCATAACCAAGCAATTGAGATGGCGAATCTAGCCCCAACTCGTGCGAAGCGTCCTGAAATCAAACAACTGGCTCAAAACATTATCAAAGACCAAAAGAGCGAGATTCAAACAATGGCAACTTTGTATAAAACCGCTTATGGCACAGAAATTCCATCAATGACGATGGGTGGTGGCATGATGGGCAAGGATGGCAATTCGATGAATGGCATGAATGGCATGAATACTCTCAAAAATGCTGCCGATTTCGATCGAGAATTTTTGCAGCAGATGAGTGTCCATCACCGGATGGCAGCCCAAATGAGTCAGATGGTGTTACAGACGACCAAATCACCAGAAATTCGGACATTAGCTGAGTCGATTGTTAAAGCTCAAACCGCCGAGATCGGGCAGATGCAAAAATGGTACCAAAGTTGGTATACATCTAACCTGTAAAATAACACTTCAAATTCAAGTTTATTCACTCTCTTGACTCTCTAGTCAGCTAGAGAGTTGAGAATAAGTATAAGTACATCTAAAACGCGCTCATCGAAGTGCCAACGAACAATGAATATCCAACTAAACATTCCTAACATGGCTTGCTCTGCCTGTGGTGAAACGATCTCCAAGGCAGTAATCGCGATTGAGAAAGGCAGCAACCGTGCAAGCCGATCCCAAAACTAAGCAAGTCACGATTGAGACTCAAGCCTCTCAGTCAGAAATTGAAAGTGTTACAGCACTTTCCAGCTATATGGAGTACACAAACATTGTTGGAAGACTGACTTAGCAAAGGTTAGCTGTACTTCATGAACAAGGAAAGTGCTGTATTACAGCCGCTGGCTACCAAGTAGCCTCATAAAGATTGATTTGTAACCAGACAAAACAACTTTATAGACACATGTATAAATGCGATCTATGCGTCTATTATAGTTGACCATAAATATCCTCTTTATTCATAAAAAAAGTTTGACAGTTTTCGATGAAATCGTCGAAAACTGTCAAAATAGAAATTAGGTTTTCATTATCCTATTTATGAATAAGAACGAGCTACCCTCTACAGGCAACGGTCTATATCCTTTAACCCGTCGCAATTTCATTTTAGGAGGTGGTATTGCCATGTTGCAGAGTTAATCAAAAAATTTATCATGAGTCACAGCAATACACCCGCTCCTTGTTAACAATTTGCTTGCTTTAGAGACTATACCAACGACTGAATTTTTAGGAGAATAATTATGTTAGATATCGATGAAATGGGACAAGACGAGATCCATGAATTGCTCCACAAATTAGGCTACGGTCATCTTGGCTTTATCCACGAAGGTAAACCCTGTGTGATGCCAATGCATTATTATCTCGAAGATTCGGACATATATCTATTTACCACTGTCGGTATGAAGACTCATGACATGGACGCAGATCCAGATATTTGCTTACAGGTTGAAGAAATACATGGCTCCTCGCATTGGCGGAGTGTAATCGTGATGGGAAAAGCTATCCACGTCACCGAGCAGCCGGAAATCGAGCGCGTGATGACACTCGTCAAACAGCGCGATGCTACACTTTCTCCCGCAATTAATCGAACTTGGATTGATTCGTGGGGACGTGCGGAAGTAATTGCTATCTACCGAATTGAATCAGGCGAGATGAGCGGACGCACGACTGATGGCATTAGCAGTCGGTGAAAATTGAAAATAATAGAATCATGGAAGACCTAAATCTCAAACTTAGGGGGATGAGTTGCGCCTCCTGCGCCAATAGCATCGAGCAAGCAATCCTGAGCGTGCCAGGGGTAGTCGAAGGCAACGTCAATTTTAGTAGCGATCGCGCCAGCGTCCGTTACGATCCCAAGCAGACTAATATCAACATTATCACTCAGGCAGTTGTTGATATTGGCTATGAGGCTCAAATTATCCCCTCCGATCTCGCACCTGATGACGATACGGAAAATACTAGACAAAAACGGCAAGAGCGAGATCTTCAGCTTAGAGTCATAATAGGGGCAACGCTTAGTGTCCTCCTGATGCTGGGCACATTGGGTCATTTCAATCTCAGACTGCCTGGTGCGCTAGCAGAGCTAGAAAACCCGTGGGTGCAGCTAGTTCTGGCAACACCCGTTCAGTTTTGGGTAGGGAAAGAATTTCATCAATCGGCGTGGAAGGCATTTCGCCATCGCACGGCGGATATGAATACGCTGATTTCGATCGGTACGAATATTGCTTTCTTCTATTCCCTGTGGATAACGATAACTCCTAATTATTTTACCGATCGAGGCTTGTTAGCCCAAGTTTATTATGAAGTGTCTGCGGCGATCGTCACTTTGACGCTGTTGGGGCGGTGGTTGGAAAATCGCGCTAAGGGCGCAACTTCAACGGCAATTCAGGCTTTGATGGGGCTACAGGCGAAAACAGCGCGGGTGGTAAGAGATAATGTCGAAATGGACATCCCAATTGGGGAAGTCGCACTGGCTGATATTGTCATTGTGCGCCCTGGTGAAAAAATCCCCGTCGATGGGCGAGTTGTAGCGGGATACTCTACTGTCGATGAGTCGATGCTTACTGGTGAGAGTTTTCCCGTCACTAAACAAGTCGGCGATGAAGTTGTCGGCGCAACGCTCAATAAGATGGGCAGCTTTCAGTTTCGGGCGACGAAAATCGGTAAAGATACCGCGTTGGCGCAGATTGTCAAACTAGTCCAACAAGCCCAAAATTCTAAAGCTCCGATCCAAAAGCTCGCCGATAATATCACCAGTTGGTTCGTCCCAGTAATTATCGCGATCGCGATAATGACCTTTGTCATCTGGTTTCTGGCGATCGGTAATTTCACGCTCTCGATCGTCACAATGGTCGGAGTATTAATTATCGCTTGTCCTTGTGCTCTAGGTCTAGCCACGCCGACATCAGTTACCGTCGGCATCGGCAAAGGGGCGGAACATGGCATTTTGATTAAAGGGGCAGAGAGTTTGGAAATCGCCCGCAAAATTCAAACGATCGTGTTGGATAAAACAGGTACGATTACTCAAGGTAAGCCCGTGGTGACAGATACTACCTCAACCCTCGATTTAATTCCCAATAGTCCTGGCGTGTTAGCCCCACTGACTTTATGGCGATCGATCGGTGCTT harbors:
- a CDS encoding four-helix bundle copper-binding protein, producing the protein MSRTSDLHMQLCVVCADACDLCATECAKHDHEHCRRCAESCRRCAESCRQMSMAMA
- a CDS encoding DUF305 domain-containing protein — its product is MSSSPNSSSQTISDRDFLTMMTAHHNQAIEMANLAPTRAKRPEIKQLAQNIIKDQKSEIQTMATLYKTAYGTEIPSMTMGGGMMGKDGNSMNGMNGMNTLKNAADFDREFLQQMSVHHRMAAQMSQMVLQTTKSPEIRTLAESIVKAQTAEIGQMQKWYQSWYTSNL
- a CDS encoding pyridoxamine 5'-phosphate oxidase family protein; the encoded protein is MLDIDEMGQDEIHELLHKLGYGHLGFIHEGKPCVMPMHYYLEDSDIYLFTTVGMKTHDMDADPDICLQVEEIHGSSHWRSVIVMGKAIHVTEQPEIERVMTLVKQRDATLSPAINRTWIDSWGRAEVIAIYRIESGEMSGRTTDGISSR
- a CDS encoding heavy metal translocating P-type ATPase, whose translation is MEDLNLKLRGMSCASCANSIEQAILSVPGVVEGNVNFSSDRASVRYDPKQTNINIITQAVVDIGYEAQIIPSDLAPDDDTENTRQKRQERDLQLRVIIGATLSVLLMLGTLGHFNLRLPGALAELENPWVQLVLATPVQFWVGKEFHQSAWKAFRHRTADMNTLISIGTNIAFFYSLWITITPNYFTDRGLLAQVYYEVSAAIVTLTLLGRWLENRAKGATSTAIQALMGLQAKTARVVRDNVEMDIPIGEVALADIVIVRPGEKIPVDGRVVAGYSTVDESMLTGESFPVTKQVGDEVVGATLNKMGSFQFRATKIGKDTALAQIVKLVQQAQNSKAPIQKLADNITSWFVPVIIAIAIMTFVIWFLAIGNFTLSIVTMVGVLIIACPCALGLATPTSVTVGIGKGAEHGILIKGAESLEIARKIQTIVLDKTGTITQGKPVVTDTTSTLDLIPNSPGVLAPLTLWRSIGALESNSEHPLAEALLQYARERSKDAPLPTVEHFEAIAGSGVKGIVEGREVWIGTQRWFDEMGLDSSAFQSEQQALENAGKTVVFAAVDGHLQAAIAVADTVKPNSAKAIQTLQRMGIEVVMLTGDNQRTAKAIADRVGITRVLAEVRPDQKAQTIQTLQVQEKKVVAMVGDGINDAPALAQADVGMAIGTGTDVAIAASDITLISGDLQGIVTAIRLSRATMQNIQQNLFWAFGYNVLGIPLAAGILFPITGWLLNPAIAGAAMAFSSISVVLNALRLKGVKI